Proteins encoded together in one Halothermothrix orenii H 168 window:
- a CDS encoding ECF transporter S component codes for MRDTNKLTAIGVLSALSLLLMVLIKFPLIPTAPYLIYEPGDVPILIISFAYGPIPALIVTFILSILMALFTGLGGLFGAIMHFLATGTLTLVAGVIYKRKHNRSGAITGLLMGSVAMTVVMVIANVLLDPYFMGFTREQIIAILAPAIIPFNIVKSLLNSFITFIIYKKISYFLKDKGLKGFKSA; via the coding sequence GGTGTACTGAGTGCTCTATCCTTATTGCTTATGGTATTAATAAAATTTCCCTTGATTCCTACGGCTCCGTATTTAATTTATGAGCCAGGGGATGTACCGATTTTAATTATTAGCTTTGCCTATGGCCCGATTCCAGCTTTAATTGTGACTTTTATTCTGTCTATTCTGATGGCCCTTTTTACTGGATTAGGGGGTTTATTTGGTGCAATTATGCATTTCCTGGCTACCGGAACTCTGACTTTGGTAGCTGGAGTTATATATAAGAGGAAGCATAACAGGAGTGGTGCTATAACAGGTCTACTGATGGGTTCGGTGGCCATGACAGTAGTTATGGTTATAGCCAATGTTTTACTTGACCCCTACTTTATGGGTTTCACACGTGAACAGATTATAGCCATACTTGCCCCGGCCATTATTCCTTTTAATATTGTTAAATCATTATTAAATTCTTTTATAACTTTTATTATTTATAAAAAGATATCCTATTTTCTTAAAGATAAGGGTCTTAAAGGGTTTAAGAGTGCCTGA
- a CDS encoding peptidoglycan DD-metalloendopeptidase family protein produces MKLLKNIIVLFVFIVFLTSLVQAAETTVYTVKRGDTLSKIAHYFDVNIEKIISLNKINNPDVIRIGQKIKIPVKKVTYQVKRGDSLWEIAKKFRVNIKTLIKINQIKNPRVIYAGQKIMIPTNSGEVRYTLASRSYDSHFIWPVQGRLTSEFGWRIHPIRKEKHFHTGIDIAVPIGSPVYAAEEGIVIYSGWKNGYGNLVIIKHRDNKLTYYAHNLRLLVKKGERVKQGRIIALSGNSGDSTGPHLHFEIRVGNRVVNPLQYLNKRYLLNGFRV; encoded by the coding sequence ATGAAATTACTTAAAAATATAATTGTTTTATTTGTTTTCATTGTATTTCTTACCAGTCTGGTTCAGGCTGCTGAAACAACGGTGTATACTGTAAAAAGGGGAGATACTTTATCTAAAATTGCTCATTATTTTGATGTTAATATAGAGAAAATCATCAGTTTAAATAAAATAAACAATCCAGATGTAATAAGGATTGGTCAAAAGATAAAAATTCCTGTAAAAAAAGTTACTTATCAGGTTAAAAGAGGCGATTCCCTATGGGAAATAGCAAAAAAATTCAGGGTTAACATAAAAACATTAATTAAAATTAATCAAATAAAAAACCCCAGGGTTATTTATGCAGGACAGAAAATAATGATTCCAACAAATTCAGGTGAGGTCCGGTATACACTGGCTTCCCGTTCTTATGATTCCCATTTTATCTGGCCGGTTCAGGGGAGGCTTACTTCTGAATTTGGCTGGAGAATACACCCTATCAGGAAAGAAAAACACTTTCATACCGGAATAGATATAGCTGTTCCCATAGGTAGTCCTGTTTATGCGGCAGAAGAGGGTATTGTTATTTATAGTGGGTGGAAGAATGGTTATGGTAACCTTGTCATCATAAAACACCGGGATAATAAACTAACATATTATGCCCATAATTTAAGACTCCTTGTAAAAAAAGGGGAGAGGGTCAAACAGGGAAGAATAATTGCTTTAAGCGGTAATAGTGGTGATTCAACAGGACCTCATTTACACTTTGAAATAAGGGTAGGTAATCGGGTAGTAAACCCACTTCAGTATTTAAATAAAAGGTATTTGTTAAATGGTTTCCGGGTCTGA
- a CDS encoding MBL fold metallo-hydrolase yields MEIVFLGTGTSHGVPVIGCNCKTCQSKNPRNKRTRSSIYVKFESFSILVDTPPELRLQLLNNGIHKVDAILYTHSHADHIMGFDDIRAFNLINKRPLPCYGNSSTIKDIKRTFNYIFNAVQMGGGLPQVQLIEVNSTFFIEDIKIIPLPVKHGKLDILGYRFGRIAYITDCSHIPESTYDKLEGLDILIIDALRYRPHPTHMNISEALEVIEKTGVSRAYLTHLSHSVEHEELKKNLPSWVRPAYDGLKIII; encoded by the coding sequence ATGGAGATAGTATTTCTGGGAACAGGAACCTCTCATGGAGTTCCGGTCATTGGGTGTAACTGTAAAACCTGCCAGTCCAAAAATCCAAGGAACAAACGGACCCGTTCCTCTATTTATGTTAAATTTGAATCTTTTTCTATTCTGGTAGATACTCCCCCCGAACTCCGTTTACAGCTTCTCAATAACGGAATACATAAAGTAGATGCTATTCTATATACCCATTCCCACGCCGATCATATTATGGGCTTTGATGATATCAGGGCCTTTAATTTAATTAATAAAAGACCGCTGCCCTGTTATGGTAACAGTTCTACAATTAAAGATATCAAGAGAACCTTTAATTATATTTTTAACGCTGTACAGATGGGTGGAGGGTTACCTCAGGTTCAACTCATTGAGGTTAATTCTACTTTTTTTATTGAGGACATAAAAATCATCCCCCTTCCTGTCAAACATGGAAAACTTGATATCCTGGGTTACCGCTTTGGGCGAATAGCCTATATAACTGATTGTAGCCACATTCCTGAATCAACCTATGATAAGTTAGAGGGGCTGGATATACTGATAATAGATGCGTTAAGATACCGGCCTCACCCTACTCACATGAATATATCAGAAGCCCTGGAAGTTATTGAGAAAACAGGGGTTAGCAGGGCTTATTTAACTCACCTTTCCCATAGTGTTGAACATGAGGAGCTAAAAAAGAATTTACCTTCATGGGTTAGACCTGCCTATGATGGTTTAAAGATAATAATATAG
- the trmL gene encoding tRNA (uridine(34)/cytosine(34)/5-carboxymethylaminomethyluridine(34)-2'-O)-methyltransferase TrmL: MNIVLVEPEIPQNTGNIARTCAVTGSSLHLIEPLGFSIDDRYLKRAGLDYWDKLDIYYYDSLEELMKKYKDSNFYFATTKAPKSYDIVSYQENDFIVFGKETAGLPESLLKNNIENCIRIPMKDNTRSLNLSNSVAIILYEALRQLNFPGLKHEGKFINIGK, translated from the coding sequence TTGAATATAGTCCTCGTTGAACCTGAAATACCGCAAAATACTGGTAACATTGCCAGGACATGTGCTGTAACCGGATCAAGTCTTCATTTAATAGAACCCCTTGGCTTTTCAATTGATGACAGGTACCTGAAAAGGGCCGGCCTTGACTACTGGGATAAACTTGATATATATTATTATGATTCCCTGGAAGAGCTAATGAAAAAATATAAAGATTCCAATTTTTATTTTGCTACTACCAAAGCACCAAAGTCATATGATATTGTTTCATATCAGGAGAATGATTTCATTGTTTTTGGTAAGGAAACAGCCGGTCTGCCGGAATCTTTACTTAAGAATAACATTGAGAATTGTATTAGAATTCCCATGAAGGACAATACCAGGTCTTTAAATCTATCAAATTCGGTTGCCATTATTCTCTATGAGGCATTAAGACAGCTTAATTTTCCAGGATTAAAACATGAGGGTAAATTTATAAATATAGGCAAGTAG